The following DNA comes from Actinomycetota bacterium.
CTCCATGCCGCTCGGCGACGAGGAGGCCCAGAGGTTCGTGGACGAGGGCACGGAGGCGTTCAGGCTCAACATCGCCTTGACCGACGAGCTCGGACGGGACTTCGGGATCGGCGAGTTCTCCGCCGAGGAGACCGAGGCCATCATCGAAGAGCTCGCCGCCGAGCATCCGTGAGGCTGGACGAGGCCGAGCTCGCCCCCTTCGAGATCCCGGACGGGTCGGTCCCCGTCGGCGTCTCGTACCTCCTGAAGGGACCAGTCGGTCGCGACCTCACGCTGCTCGTCGCGTTCCCGGACGGGTGGCAGCGGACGGTCCCCGGCCACTACGAGGCGGCCGAGGAGGTCGTCGTGCTGTCCGGGCGCATCGAGATCGGCGACCTCGTCCTCGACGCGGGTGATTGGGGGTTCATGCCGTCCGGCTGGCTCCGGACATCGATGCGCACGGTCGGGGAGACCGTCTGCGTGGCCCGGTTCTTCGGTCCGGCCCGGTGGGTGCGGTCCGAGCTCGCGGCCACCGACGAGGACGCGCGCTCGTGCACCCTGGGGGGGCCGGCGATGAAGCTGCTCGACTGGGACCGGTCCACCTCGTGGTTCGGCGAGGCGCCGGACGAGGGTCCGCCGGCCGAGCTCTTGGACCCGTCGGCCCGCACCTGGACATGGGGGGAGCCCGCCGGGTCCGACGGTCCGTTCTTCATCCGCACCTATCCCTCCCCCTGACGGGGGTACGGTGCGTGGCATGCCCAGGTTGGACGACGCCCAGCGGCGAGCCAGGCTGTCCATCCGCCATCACCTGCATCGTCCGGCCGCGAACTGCGTGGAGGTGGCGGCGTCCGTGGTCGGCCTGCACTCCTCCGACCCGGTCACGGTCTTCCTGGGCACCCGGGCCCGCGCCCCGCACGTGACCCCGGACGAGATCGAGCACGCGCTGTACGAGCAGAGGTCCCTGGCCCGGATCCTGGGCATGCGCAGGACCATGTTCGTCGTCCCGACCGAGACCGCCCCGGTCGTGCAGGCGGGCGCCGCGCGCGGTCTGGTCGCCGCCCAGCGCACGAGGACGGTCCGGATGCTGGAGGAAGCCGGGCTGACGCGCCGGGGAGACCGGTTCCTGGACCGGTGCTCGCAGGACGTCCTGGACGCCCTTCGCGAGATGGGGCCTTCCACGGCCCTGGCGCTGTCGAAGCGCGTACCCGACCTCGCTCTGCAGATGGAGGTGCACCGCGACGGTCGGCCGCAGGGCAGGACCGGCGTCTCGACCCGTGTGCTGTTCCTGCTAGCCGTGGAGGGACGGATCGTCCGGGCCCGGCCCAAGGGAGGGTGGACCTCCACGCAGTACCGCTGGGCGCTCGCAGAGGAGTGGCTGGGCACCGACCTGCACTCGTGGGAGACCGCACCCGCTCAGGCCGAGCTGGCGAGGCTGTGGCTGCGCGCGTTCGGACCCGGCTCCCGTGAGGACATGAGGTGGTGGACGGGCTGGACCGTCCGGGAGACGACGCGCGCCCTGGACGCCGTGGGAGCCATCGAGGTCGCGCTCAACGCAGGGAGCGGGTACGTGCTCCCCGACGACCTCGACCCGGTCGAACCCCCGCCGCCCCGCGTCGCCTTCCTACCCGCCCTCGATCCGACGGTCATGGGCTGGAAGGGCCGCGACTGGTACCTCTCCCACCGTGAGGCCCTGTTCGACCGCAACGGGAACGCGGGCCCGACCATCTGGTGGGACGGCCGGGTGGTCGGCGGGTGGGCGCAGCGAGCCGACGGACAGGTCGTCTGGCGCCTCCTGGAGGACGTCGGCCGCAGCGCCCACCGCGCGGTGGCCGAGGAGGCGTCCGCCCTCCGCGACTGGCTGGGGGACGTCCGGTTCGTGCCCAGGTTCCGGACCCCCCTAGAACGCGAGCTGTCGAGCGGGTGATCGGGGGAGCCCGGCCCGTACGTATCCTGGACGCATGATCTACCTCCGTTACCGCATGAAGCTCGCTCCCCGTGCCCGCCGGGACATGAAGGCGTTCTGGGCCTGGCTCTCGCAGCGCGAGAGCTGGTTCTACCGCGACCTCCCCATGGTGAAGGAGGTCCGCTGGTACTACAGCGTGGTCGGTGACGTCTACGTGCTCGAGAACTGGGCCGCCTTCGACGACGAGGCCGCGTTCGGCGAGTACCGCAAGGCGCTGGCGAACCTGAAGTCCGACGACGACTGGGAGTCGGAGCGGGTGACGCAGGACGAGTGGTGGGAGTTCCTGGACACGAAGCTGTTCACCGACCTCCCGGTCGAGGTGGGGTTCCGCAGGGAACGGTGAAGCTCGCCACGTCCGATCCCGAGATCGCGCGCTGCTACCCGGTGGTGGTGCAGCTCCGTCCCCACTTGAGCGAGGATGCGTTCGTCCCCACCGTACGGCGCCAACAGCTGGGCGGGTACGAGCTGGCGTTCGTCGAGGACGAGGGCGAGGTGGCCGCGGTGGCGGGTTTCCGGGTCCTCGACAACCTGTTCGCCGGCCGGATGCTGTACGTCGACGACCTCGTCACCGACGAGCGGCGACGGTCGAAGGGATTCGGCAAGGCGCTCTTCGACGACCTCGTCGAGCACGCGTGCGCGAACGGATGCCTGACGCTCGAGCTCGACTCCGGCGTGCAACGGTTCGACGCCCACCGTTTCTACCTGTCCAACCGGATGGCGATCACCTCCCATCACTTCCGGTTGAAGCTGTGAGCGTCCGGGTCGTCCGACTCGGCTCCCCGAGGGAGCCCGGCGAGGGCGTGAGGCTCGGCACCGTCCGGCGTCCGCCCCGCGGGGTGCGCAAGGAGGACTTCGCCCGGCTCGACTACTTCGACCTCTGGCTCCCGGAGCTCGCTCCGAGCGAGCCGCTGCGGGCGTGGATCATGTCCGAGCCGATCACCCCGAAGCGGTGGCAGGGCTACGCGCGTCGCTACCGGCGGGAGATGTCGTCCGGCACGCCGCGGCGCACCATCGAGCTGCTGGCCGTGCTGTCACACACGTCCGACTTCTCCGTGGGCTGCTACTGCGAGGACGCCTCCCACTGTCACCGGTCCCTGCTCGCCGCAGAGCTGAGGGAGGCGGGAGCCTCGATCGCTGAGGAGGCATGACGTCCGCCTCCCGATGGGCAGCCCGACCGTGGCTGGCTACTCCGGCGGTGCTTGCAGCCACGGCTCCACCAGCGCGGCTCCGGTGACGGCCGGACACTCGTCGCCGTTGGTCAGCGGGCCCTCCGGGGAGCCCCACCAGTTCTCCCGGGCGTCGAGCGTCAGCCGGACGTTGGGGTTCGTCGAGCTGGTGACCTGGACCGCCCTGCACGTAGTGCCGACGATCGAGTTCCCCCGGATCGGCACGATGTAGTCGGTCGGCTCGCTCTGTCCGTGCGACACCGACACGTAGGACCGCAACGCGTTCTCGTTGCCGGCCAGGCGGTTGCGCTCGAACACGATCCGCTCCCGGGCGACGATCGCGTCCCCGCCGTTGACCCCCAGGATCGCCCCCCACTTGTTGCCTTCGAACGTGTTCCCCCTCACCGTGCTCGAGAACCCGTTCAGCGTGAAGAACCCTCCCAACGAACCGGTGACGACGTTGTCCTCGACCAGCGCTCGGGTGGGGAGCGCCTTGTCGCCCACCTGCGTCGACTGAACGTCGATCCCGTAGCCGAGCACGCTGACGGTGTTCGCACGGATGACCGCGCTGGAGTCGCGGACATCGATCCCGAACCTGTGCGCCGCGATCGTGTTGCCCTCGATCAGCGCGTCCATGCCGCGGGTGAAGCTGATCGCCTGTATCCCGTGCGAGAAGGTGGAGTCCCTCACGACGGACCTCGCATGTCCGGGGGCCTCGCCGCCGACCACGTTCGCCCGCAGGATCGTGCTGTCGGAGATCAGGAGCCGGCCGCCGTAGCTGTAGACCATGTACCCCGTCGACGGGTCCTCGATGTCCACGGACCGGTGCGTGTCGAAGGTGACGCGCTCGGCGACGAGCGTGGCTCCCGGCATCACGAAGAGGTGGGGCCGGCAGAAGGCGACGGTGCCGCCCGTCGGACAGTGCCGCGGGGCATCAAGGAAGACCTTGGCGTCGCGGATGGTCAGCGTCGCGCCCGGAGCGACGACCAGGGGCTCGGTGAAGGTGTGCTCGCCTCCCTCGATCACGGTCGACGTAGCCGTGACGGCGGGGACCTGGGAGGCGGCAGGGAGCGTCGTGACGAGCGAGAGCACGATCCCCGCAGTGAGCGTCCCCAGCCTCATGCGGTGTGGTTCGCCGCAGACGGCCGCGATCCCTGCTCCCGCGACGCCGTCGATCCCCCGGTCGCGACTCGGACCGGCCCGATCCGGACCCGGCGCAACGATCCGCTACCCTCTGCTCACCAGCGACCATCCACATGAGCTTCAGGAGGGACCATGACGATGAGCGACCTTATCGCGTGCGCCGGCAGCTGGACAGGCACCTACCTGCTCCGCTTGAACCCCGACGACCCCGGCGTCACCTCCGAGACGACGGTGCACGTGGCTCCCGTGCTGAAGGAGCGGTTCGTGCGGCTCGACCAGACATGGGTCTGGGAGGGGCAACAGCAGGAAGGCACGATCCTCGTGGCCCACGACCCGCAGGCGTCAACGGTCGAGATGCACTGGGCGGACACCTGGCACAACGGACACGCGATCATGGTGCTCCGCGGGGGTCCGGACCTCGACGCCACCGGTTCCTACCCCGCCCCATCCGGCCCGGACTGGGGGTGGCGCATCCGGATCGGCGCCACCCCGGACCGCCTTTCCATCGAGATGTGGAACATCACTCCCGATGGACTCCAGGTCCCCGCCGTGGACGCCGATCTCTCGCCTTCGTGAGCCGTCCCGCTACCCCTGGCTGGGCAGGACGGCCAGAGGGTCGATCTCGATGAGGAACTCCGGACGCAGCAGCGCCTCGCACACGGCTCCCGTCGACGCGGGGTACGGCTCCCGGAGCAGCCGCTCCCTCACCCCGGCCACCTCGCGGTAGCGGTCCAGCCCGTCGGGGGTGACGTACTCGATGGTCTTCACGAGGTGCTGCGGTCCCCCGCCCG
Coding sequences within:
- a CDS encoding winged helix DNA-binding domain-containing protein; translation: MPRLDDAQRRARLSIRHHLHRPAANCVEVAASVVGLHSSDPVTVFLGTRARAPHVTPDEIEHALYEQRSLARILGMRRTMFVVPTETAPVVQAGAARGLVAAQRTRTVRMLEEAGLTRRGDRFLDRCSQDVLDALREMGPSTALALSKRVPDLALQMEVHRDGRPQGRTGVSTRVLFLLAVEGRIVRARPKGGWTSTQYRWALAEEWLGTDLHSWETAPAQAELARLWLRAFGPGSREDMRWWTGWTVRETTRALDAVGAIEVALNAGSGYVLPDDLDPVEPPPPRVAFLPALDPTVMGWKGRDWYLSHREALFDRNGNAGPTIWWDGRVVGGWAQRADGQVVWRLLEDVGRSAHRAVAEEASALRDWLGDVRFVPRFRTPLERELSSG
- a CDS encoding GNAT family N-acetyltransferase, with product MKLATSDPEIARCYPVVVQLRPHLSEDAFVPTVRRQQLGGYELAFVEDEGEVAAVAGFRVLDNLFAGRMLYVDDLVTDERRRSKGFGKALFDDLVEHACANGCLTLELDSGVQRFDAHRFYLSNRMAITSHHFRLKL
- a CDS encoding DUF488 family protein, encoding MSVRVVRLGSPREPGEGVRLGTVRRPPRGVRKEDFARLDYFDLWLPELAPSEPLRAWIMSEPITPKRWQGYARRYRREMSSGTPRRTIELLAVLSHTSDFSVGCYCEDASHCHRSLLAAELREAGASIAEEA
- a CDS encoding right-handed parallel beta-helix repeat-containing protein: MRLGTLTAGIVLSLVTTLPAASQVPAVTATSTVIEGGEHTFTEPLVVAPGATLTIRDAKVFLDAPRHCPTGGTVAFCRPHLFVMPGATLVAERVTFDTHRSVDIEDPSTGYMVYSYGGRLLISDSTILRANVVGGEAPGHARSVVRDSTFSHGIQAISFTRGMDALIEGNTIAAHRFGIDVRDSSAVIRANTVSVLGYGIDVQSTQVGDKALPTRALVEDNVVTGSLGGFFTLNGFSSTVRGNTFEGNKWGAILGVNGGDAIVARERIVFERNRLAGNENALRSYVSVSHGQSEPTDYIVPIRGNSIVGTTCRAVQVTSSTNPNVRLTLDARENWWGSPEGPLTNGDECPAVTGAALVEPWLQAPPE
- a CDS encoding DUF1579 family protein translates to MSDLIACAGSWTGTYLLRLNPDDPGVTSETTVHVAPVLKERFVRLDQTWVWEGQQQEGTILVAHDPQASTVEMHWADTWHNGHAIMVLRGGPDLDATGSYPAPSGPDWGWRIRIGATPDRLSIEMWNITPDGLQVPAVDADLSPS